From the genome of Lasioglossum baleicum chromosome 13, iyLasBale1, whole genome shotgun sequence, one region includes:
- the LOC143215200 gene encoding uncharacterized protein LOC143215200 codes for MAQHLQTQHQHEFLPLCDVLFNIISLASYFCDVVFDFAMVYALAHHSVAPPILFPLSIVLIATSLIISQIVSVRWYLWGARGRLTGKTITDCNISEKKENGNWAIWCVLLLHSTQVGVLWRYFKLFIPVNLTYVKHEVRELCVLRLIHAFCEAAPMLLLQLYLLSIGVNNDSNTDVGKGKEPEPRDSIKLAKLTAVSAGLSLWSVCWAVASFSKGAARLRNLERLVLTWLGVLAQLAWRLGTVSARVGVLVAYASLYGGQWLLIVMALHWLSMLMWLLLTPDGLFHGGEHLPILKKTSLASLLAFVYIFAYVNLHETNHRQKMVIFYTVMFLENSLLIGVWIVGINRSDLLPHQHHPNPVTLVLTLLALFFGGMFFMGLYYRFFHVRRLRYEAGGRMTASNLATLPNQDNLEEKQIDYTEDKKVNMNMGMRRVKLSNGGIPGVFNCRFANPTVVNPNRKKKKPTTFVPPPSQSQTGAVAASMNGVGDAKQWLGMNSNSRQLIPFWKRSVTSSGVLQNDHSDEQKIGADAGSGGSLSVNLIREKLQEKKQQQLRELRAIQEEIKEGKLFPPPSASASSFSSSAASNQQPPPNTKLHTSPSSPLFTSAPSVADQNGGVTLSSWPPVKMHCLLHPPPSSSYYPNVHPSNSWRTTQRERADTPEILLAPRCLPHHYSHWAPSAHVNHRLRSSQNGEESLKGEGEMEGEMSDMEGSQVSLPRSYTLPREFKYNHPNNTARERERRVGTSKVTATRFYLPSTNSSDGDVDSADNEDETDSEVQFRVKNGYGHNNYIGEEEHQQHQQQRYVFEANGQNEFLHSNSDSTAAVVISGNSYLNNSQGVQRPNQLFRNRVKHETKL; via the exons ATGGCCCAGCATCTACAGACACAGCATCAGCACGAATTCTTACCATTGTGTGATGTACTATTTAACATAATTTCTCTTGCTTCGTACTTCTGCGACGTTGTTTTTGATTTCGCAATGGTGTATGCCCTAGCGCATCATTCTGTTGCTCCGCCGATCCTTTTTCCTTTGAGCATTGTTCTTATCGCCACGTCGTTAATTATCTCTCAG aTCGTCAGCGTACGTTGGTACTTGTGGGGTGCCAGAGGAAGATTAACTGGTAAAACTATCACCGATTGCAATATCagtgaaaagaaagaaaatgggAATTGGGCGATATGGTGTGTTTTATTGCTTCATTCCACTCAAGTTGGAGTATTGTGGAGATACTTCAAATTATTTATACCGGTTAATTTAACTTATGTTAAACACGAA GTGAGGGAGCTTTGTGTACTCCGCCTTATTCATGCGTTCTGCGAAGCTGCTCCGATGTTGCTCTTGCAATTATACCTGTTATCCATTGGAGTTAATAACGACTCGAACACAGATGTAGGGAAAGGGAAAGAACCCGAACCCAGAGATAGCATAAAACTAGCAAAATTAACTGCAGTATCTGCTGGACTTTCTTTATGGAGCGTATGCTGGGCAGTAGCTAGTTTTAGCAAAGGTGCAGCTCGACTGCGTAATTTAGAGCGTTTGGTATTGACCTGGCTAGGTGTGCTGGCACAACTGGCATGGAGGCTAGGAACTGTAAGTGCTAGAGTAGGAGTATTGGTAGCTTACGCTTCACTCTATGGTGGACAGTGGCTGTTAATTGTCATGGCTCTCCACTGGCTATCGATGTTGATGTGGCTGCTGCTTACTCCAGATGGTCTTTTTCACGGTGGCGAACATTTGCCTATCTTAAAGAAAACTTCTCTGGCCTCTCTTCTGGCGTTCGTTTATATATTTGCATATGTAAATTTGCATGAAACGAATCATCGCCAAAAGATG GTAATATTTTATACGGTAATGTTTTTGGAGAACAGTCTGCTTATTGGTGTATGGATAGTAGGCATTAATAGAAGCGATCTCCTTCCGCATCAACACCATCCGAATCCTGTAACTCTAGTACTCACGCTGTTAGCTTTATTTTTCGGTGGTATGTTTTTCATGGGTCTTTATTACag attttttcacgtaAGAAGATTGAGGTACGAGGCTGGTGGTAGAATGACTGCTTCGAACCTTGCAACATTGCCGAACCAG GACAATTTGGAGGAGAAACAAATAGACTATACGGAAGATAAGAAAGTAAATATGAACATGGGAATGAGACGAGTCAAGTTGAGCAACGGTGGAATACCTGGAGTATTTAACTGCCGTTTCGCCAATCCGACTGTAGTAAATCCAaatcgaaagaagaagaaaccaaCCACGTTTGTTCCTCCTCCATCGCAGTCTCAGACAGGAGCTGTCGCAGCTTCTATGAACGGTGTAGGAGACGCGAAACAGTGGCTGGGTATGAACAGTAATTCGCGTCAATTAATTCCATTTTGGAAAAGATCCGTGACGTCTTCAGGTGTATTACAG AATGATCACTCGGACGAGCAAAAGATCGGAGCAGATGCTGGATCTGGAGGTTCCCTGAGCGTGAATCTAATCAGGGAAAAGCTCCAAGAGAAAAAACAGCAACAGCTACGAGAATTGCGCGCTATACAAGAAGAAATAAAAGAAGGAAAATTGTTCCCTCCACCGTCGGCATCAGCGTCCTCGTTCTCGTCGTCGGCTGCATCGAATCAGCAGCCACCGcctaacacgaagttacacaccTCTCCTAGCTCGCCCTTGTTCACATCTGCTCCCTCCGTAGCTGATCAAAACGGAGGAGTCACGTTGTCTTCGTGGCCACCGGTGAAAATGCACTGCCTTTTACATCCGCCACCATCTTCCTCTTATTACCCGAACGTTCATCCTTCGAATTCGTGGAGGACAACGCAGAGGGAGAGAGCGGACACTCCAGAAATTTTACTGGCACCACGATGTCTTCCTCATCATTATTCGCATTGGGCACCATCAGCCCACGTTAATCATAG attGCGTTCGAGTCAAAACGGAGAAGAAAGCTTAAAGGGCGAAGGAGAAATGGAAGGAGAAATGAGCGATATGGAGGGCAGCCAAGTATCGTTACCTCGAAGTTACACGCTCCCTCGtgaatttaaatataatcaTCCAAATAATACCGCGAGAGAACGGGAACGACGTGTAGGAACCAGCAAAGTTACAGCAACGCGTTTCTATTTGCCTTCCACCAACAGTTCCGACg GAGATGTAGATAGTGCAGACAACGAAGACGAGACAGATTCCGAAGTGCAATTTCGCGTGAAAAACGGCTACGGTCATAATAATTACATTGGCGAAGAGGAGCATCAACAACATCAGCAACAGCGATACGTGTTCGAAGCGAACGGTCAGAATGAATTCTTGCATTCCAATTCGGATTCTACGGCAGCTGTCGTGATCTCTGGAAATTCTTATTTAAACAATTCGCAAGGAGTACAGCGGCCGAATCAGCTTTTCAGAAACAGGGTTAAACACGAAACAAAACTCTGA
- the Gmppa gene encoding GDP-mannose pyrophosphorylase A isoform X2: MILKAVILIGGPSKGTRFRPLSLDIPKPLFPVAGLPVIQHHIEACSKVENLGEILIIGSYLASDLAQFINEMTATYNIVIRYLQEFTMLGTAGGMYHFRDQIRSGSPTHFFVMNGDVCADFPLQEIVAFHTEKQALLTIMATEATRQQSINYGCMVLGKDGEVAHYVEKPSTFVSTLINCGVYLASPDIFQIMADAFYAGQNQETFTQLNGNSRDPAHISLEQDILTRLAGTGRLFALPVLRWWSQVKTAGSAIYANRHYLALYKANRSDRLAFTTNGPCKIIGDVYIHPSATVHSTAVLGPNVSIGPNAIIAPGVRIRESIILANAHILAHSIVLHSIVGKNSYVGEWARIEGTPCDPNPDKPFAKMENLPLFNTNGKLNPSITILGTSVRLAAEKILLNSIVLPHKELTRNFKNEIIL; the protein is encoded by the exons atgATATTGAAAGCTGTCATATTAATAGGAGGCCCTTCGAAAG GAACCCGATTTAGACCTCTTTCCTTGGATATACCGAAACCATTGTTTCCTGTCGCTGGATTACCAGTGATACAACACCACATAGAAGCATGCTCAAAGGTGGAAAATCTTggtgaaatattaataattggATCGTATCTCGCAAGCGATTTGGCACAATTTATTAATGAGATGACAGCTACGTACAATATAGTTATTAGATACCTTCAGGAGTTCACTATGTTGGGAACTGCCGGAGGAATGTATCATTTTCGTGATCAAATACGATCCGGTTCTCCTACACATTTTTTTGTGATGAATGGTGACGTTTGCGCCGATTTTCCTTTGCAAGAAATAGTTGCATTTCATACGGAAAAACAAGCGTTACTTACAATTATGGCAACAGAAGCGACCAGACAACAATCCATAAATTATGGATGTATGGTTCTCGGTAAAGACGGGGAAGTTGCGCATTACGTAGAGAAACCGTCAACGTTTGTCTCAACATTGATTAACTGTGGAGTCTATCTAGCTTCTCcagatatttttcaaattatggCGGATGCCTTTTATGCTGGACAGAATCAAGAAACTTTTAC GCAATTGAATGGAAACAGTAGAGACCCAGCTCATATATCTCTTGAACAAGACATATTAACTCGATTAGCTGGAACTGGTCGCTTATTCGCACTACCTGTACTAAGATGGTGGTCACAAGTGAAAACAGCAGGTTCTGCGATATACGCTAATCGGCATTATTTAGCTTTGTATAAAGCGAATCGCTCGGATCGTCTTGCATTTACTACTAATGGGCCTTGTAAAATTATCGGCGATGTTTATATTCATCCGTCAGCTACGGTTCACTCAACAGCAGTg TTGGGTCCTAACGTAAGCATAGGTCCAAACGCTATTATCGCACCAGGTGTTAGAATAAGAGAATCGATTATATTAGCTAATGCTCACATTCTAGCACATTCAATCGTTCTCCATAGTATAGTAGGCAAGAACAGCTATGTAGGAGAATGGGCACGTATAGAAGGAACGCCGTGCGATCCTAATCCTGATAAACCATTCGCGAAAATGGAGAACTTGCCATTGTTCAACACAAATGGGAAACTTAATCCTTCTATTACAATTCTCG GCACAAGCGTACGCTTAGCGGCTGAGAAGATTTTATTGAATTCCATTGTCTTGCCGCACAAAGAGCTCACGAGAAATTTTAAGAATGAAATAATCCTTTAA
- the Gmppa gene encoding GDP-mannose pyrophosphorylase A isoform X1, producing MILKAVILIGGPSKGTRFRPLSLDIPKPLFPVAGLPVIQHHIEACSKVENLGEILIIGSYLASDLAQFINEMTATYNIVIRYLQEFTMLGTAGGMYHFRDQIRSGSPTHFFVMNGDVCADFPLQEIVAFHTEKQALLTIMATEATRQQSINYGCMVLGKDGEVAHYVEKPSTFVSTLINCGVYLASPDIFQIMADAFYAGQNQETFTYSVSRQLNGNSRDPAHISLEQDILTRLAGTGRLFALPVLRWWSQVKTAGSAIYANRHYLALYKANRSDRLAFTTNGPCKIIGDVYIHPSATVHSTAVLGPNVSIGPNAIIAPGVRIRESIILANAHILAHSIVLHSIVGKNSYVGEWARIEGTPCDPNPDKPFAKMENLPLFNTNGKLNPSITILGTSVRLAAEKILLNSIVLPHKELTRNFKNEIIL from the exons atgATATTGAAAGCTGTCATATTAATAGGAGGCCCTTCGAAAG GAACCCGATTTAGACCTCTTTCCTTGGATATACCGAAACCATTGTTTCCTGTCGCTGGATTACCAGTGATACAACACCACATAGAAGCATGCTCAAAGGTGGAAAATCTTggtgaaatattaataattggATCGTATCTCGCAAGCGATTTGGCACAATTTATTAATGAGATGACAGCTACGTACAATATAGTTATTAGATACCTTCAGGAGTTCACTATGTTGGGAACTGCCGGAGGAATGTATCATTTTCGTGATCAAATACGATCCGGTTCTCCTACACATTTTTTTGTGATGAATGGTGACGTTTGCGCCGATTTTCCTTTGCAAGAAATAGTTGCATTTCATACGGAAAAACAAGCGTTACTTACAATTATGGCAACAGAAGCGACCAGACAACAATCCATAAATTATGGATGTATGGTTCTCGGTAAAGACGGGGAAGTTGCGCATTACGTAGAGAAACCGTCAACGTTTGTCTCAACATTGATTAACTGTGGAGTCTATCTAGCTTCTCcagatatttttcaaattatggCGGATGCCTTTTATGCTGGACAGAATCAAGAAACTTTTAC ATACTCTGTTTCCAGGCAATTGAATGGAAACAGTAGAGACCCAGCTCATATATCTCTTGAACAAGACATATTAACTCGATTAGCTGGAACTGGTCGCTTATTCGCACTACCTGTACTAAGATGGTGGTCACAAGTGAAAACAGCAGGTTCTGCGATATACGCTAATCGGCATTATTTAGCTTTGTATAAAGCGAATCGCTCGGATCGTCTTGCATTTACTACTAATGGGCCTTGTAAAATTATCGGCGATGTTTATATTCATCCGTCAGCTACGGTTCACTCAACAGCAGTg TTGGGTCCTAACGTAAGCATAGGTCCAAACGCTATTATCGCACCAGGTGTTAGAATAAGAGAATCGATTATATTAGCTAATGCTCACATTCTAGCACATTCAATCGTTCTCCATAGTATAGTAGGCAAGAACAGCTATGTAGGAGAATGGGCACGTATAGAAGGAACGCCGTGCGATCCTAATCCTGATAAACCATTCGCGAAAATGGAGAACTTGCCATTGTTCAACACAAATGGGAAACTTAATCCTTCTATTACAATTCTCG GCACAAGCGTACGCTTAGCGGCTGAGAAGATTTTATTGAATTCCATTGTCTTGCCGCACAAAGAGCTCACGAGAAATTTTAAGAATGAAATAATCCTTTAA
- the Colt gene encoding carnitine/acylcarnitine carrier protein colt, mitochondrial produces the protein MSGKESPIKYFLSGGFGGICTVIAGHPLDTIKVRLQTMPVPGVNEVALYNGTLDCAKKTIAREGVRGLYKGMGAPLCGVAPIFAISFYGFGLGKQLLRKTDNEQLTPTQLFAAGAFSGIFTTFIMAPGERIKCLLQIQQGDAKPKYMGPVDCAKQLYKEGGIRSIYKGTCATLLRDIPASGMYFMTYECLKNWLTPKDGSLGLFPTIFAGGCAGIANWIVGMPPDVLKSRLQSAPEGTYKNGIRDVFVALMKKEGPTALYKGCAPVMLRAFPANAACFLGFEICMNFLNLVLPAL, from the exons ATGTCAGGGAAAGAAAGcccgattaaatattttttaagcggAGGATTCGGTGGAATATGTACCGTAATCGCAGGACATCCTTTAGATACGATAAAA GTTCGTCTTCAAACTATGCCTGTGCCAGGTGTAAATGAAGTAGCTCTGTATAATGGAACGCTAGATTGCGCTAAGAAAACAATAGCAAGAGAAGGAGTGCGTGGTTTATATAAAG GTATGGGTGCACCTTTATGCGGCGTAGCTCCAATATTCGCTATAAGCTTCTATGGCTTTGGTCTTGGCAAGCAACTGTTAAGAAAGACTGACAACGAACAATTGACCCCGACACAATTATTTGCTGCCGGTGCATTCAGTGGCATTTTTACAACATTTATAATGGCACCTGGTGAAAGAATAAAATGTCTTCTACAGATACAACAAGGAGATGCAAAACCAAAATACATGGGGCCTGTCGATTGCGCGAAGCAACTGTACAAAGAGGGAGGAATAAGAAGTATATATAAAGGTACCTGTGCTACTCTTCTGAGAG ATATTCCTGCCAGTGGAATGTATTTTATGACATACGAATGTCTGAAAAATTGGTTGACTCCTAAAGATGGAAGCCTTGGACTATTTCCTACGATATTTGCCGGTGGTTGCGCTGGTATTGCCAATTGGATCGTTGGGATGCCTCCTGACGTATTGAAAAGTCGTCTACAAAGTG CCCCGGAAGGTACTTACAAAAACGGAATTCGAGACGTCTTTGTAGCTTTAATGAAGAAAGAGGGGCCAACAGCTTTATACAAGGGATGTGCACCTGTAATGCTCCGTGCTTTCCCAGCGAACGCAGCATGCTTCCTCGGTTTTGAAATATGCATGAATTTCCTAAACCTGGTGTTGCCTGCTTTATAA
- the LOC143215204 gene encoding uncharacterized protein LOC143215204 isoform X2 produces MNECFGQIIDIGGVWEVKCPQGCSCEVQRFADLPLQRWIRTSQDQTLSSDVELELGLNMDHSMISEFLKVAICVVAEDYEELLEKLPSDIQIFTILESGARDFEILLQSTTFQRFTELISLDIQGIDFNEPGWKNSNNKYQHHGGIILSVDSLFPLGLNLLYLNLERVKLTSLSPTKRNKANLVVKPMNTTEEENRNKQLLNTGHRLIFLSQQNSDDSNDKEILPYDIYKQEMEGYRETVGLFTGLGSLTHLRVYDCDLQDISWHMFDGLNSLVHLSLEKNNLKFIPEFCFYGTPNVKVLSLASNQLLTLKSVDLAGLLMLENLDLRGNNLTFLSELSLPPFPMLKIADFRENPLDSVFPSTFEIMNTTIQLYLGGEYSKLYLQKNSFLGLHQLQVLHIYNLEVHILERFVFQGMPELLQLKARGNITSIEFDAFVDLIKLQDIDLSYCHIRKVSMDAFYGLQHVKRIDLSNNELEFIPPGLFGLQQQQELKEIILTKNKLTTLPLDFFKMLRGPSKQQQQISTIRLDGNPWDCTCSMTTWNPQLVNRLRETAPRCWTPKGLRNWGVFYALRKGGLQCRSLRRRHLKKSSFGKSSYEDNNIIS; encoded by the exons ATG AACGAGTGCTTCGGCCAAATAATCGACATCGGCGGTGTCTGGGAAGTGAAATGTCCACAAGGATGTTCTTGCGAGGTACAACGATTTGCTGATTTGCCTCTGCAGCGTTGGATTCGAACGAGTCAAGATCAG ACTTTATCCAGTGATGTCGAGTTAGAACTTGGTTTGAACATGGATCATTCTATGATCAGCGAATTCTTGAAGGTAGCAATCTGTGTTGTGGCAGAAGATTACGAAGAACTTTTGGAAAAACTTCCTTCGGATATACAA atttttacaaTACTCGAATCCGGTGCCAGAGATTTTGAGATTCTCCTGCAATCGACAACATTTCAGCGTTTTACAGAATTAATATCTTTAGACATACAAGGCATAGATTTCAATGAACCTGGATGGAAAAATTCGAACAATAAATACCAACATCATGGCGGAATCATTTTATCTgtcgattctttgtttccgCTGGGCTTGAATCTTCTTTATTTGAATTTGGAACGAGTGAAGCTAACAAGTCTGAGCCCAACCAAAAGAAACAAAGCCAATTTGGTAGTGAAGCCGATGAACACAACTGAGGAGGAGAATAGAAACAAGCAATTGCTAAATACAGGGCATAGATTGATATTTTTAAGTCAACAAAATAGCGATGACAGTAACGACAAGGAAATACTACCTTATGATATCTACAAGCAAGAAATGGAGGGCTACAGAGAAACTGTTGGGCTTTTTACTGGTTTAGGAAGCTTAACTCACTTAAGAGTTTACGACTGTGATTTACAAGATATATCGTGGCATATGTTCGATGGCTTGAACAGTCTTGTTCATCTTTCATTGGAGAAGAATAATCTAAAATTTATTCcagaattttgtttttatggtACACCTAATGTAAAAGTGCTTTCACTCGCAAGTAACCAGTTGTTAACACTTAAAAGCGTTGACTTGGCAGGCTTGCTGATGCTTGAAAATCTTGATTTAAGAGGAAATAATTTAACTTTCTTATCAGAATTATCTCTGCCTCCTTTTCCGATGCTGAAGATAGCAGATTTTCGTGAAAATCCTTTAGATTCGGTATTTCCGAG TACCTTCGAAATTATGAACACAACGATACAGTTGTACTTAGGAGGGGAATACTCGAAACTATATCTACAGAAAAACTCATTTTTGGGTTTACATCAACTTCAAGTTTTGCATATATACAATCTAGAAGTACATATATTGGAACGCTTTGTATTCCAAGGAATGCCAGAGTTATTACAATTAAAAGCACGTGGAAATATTACAAGCATAGAATTCGACGCATTCGTGGATTTAATCAAACTGCAGGATATCGATCTAAGTTATTGTCACATTCGTAAAGTCTCTATGGATGCATTTTATGGATTGCAGCATGTTAAGCGCATAGATTTATCTAACAACGAGTTAGAATTTATTCCGCCAGGTCTCTTTGGATTACAACAACAACAAGAACTGAAAGAAATCATTCTTACCAAGAATAAATTGACCACACTACCTCTAGACTTTTTCAAGATGCTGCGCGGTCCAagtaaacaacaacaacaaatatCAACCATAAGATTAGACGGTAATCCATGGGACTGCACTTGTTCCATGACCACATGGAATCCTCAACTG GTAAATAGATTACGAGAAACAGCACCGCGTTGCTGGACTCCAAAGGGATTGCGAAACTGGGGCGTTTTCTATGCGCTACGAAAAGGTGGTCTGCAATGCAGGAGTTTAAGAAGaagacatttaaaaaaatcttctTTCGGAAAGAGCTCTTATGAAGACAATAACATAATCAGTTAG
- the LOC143215204 gene encoding uncharacterized protein LOC143215204 isoform X1: MTVILILLITLLNECFGQIIDIGGVWEVKCPQGCSCEVQRFADLPLQRWIRTSQDQTLSSDVELELGLNMDHSMISEFLKVAICVVAEDYEELLEKLPSDIQIFTILESGARDFEILLQSTTFQRFTELISLDIQGIDFNEPGWKNSNNKYQHHGGIILSVDSLFPLGLNLLYLNLERVKLTSLSPTKRNKANLVVKPMNTTEEENRNKQLLNTGHRLIFLSQQNSDDSNDKEILPYDIYKQEMEGYRETVGLFTGLGSLTHLRVYDCDLQDISWHMFDGLNSLVHLSLEKNNLKFIPEFCFYGTPNVKVLSLASNQLLTLKSVDLAGLLMLENLDLRGNNLTFLSELSLPPFPMLKIADFRENPLDSVFPSTFEIMNTTIQLYLGGEYSKLYLQKNSFLGLHQLQVLHIYNLEVHILERFVFQGMPELLQLKARGNITSIEFDAFVDLIKLQDIDLSYCHIRKVSMDAFYGLQHVKRIDLSNNELEFIPPGLFGLQQQQELKEIILTKNKLTTLPLDFFKMLRGPSKQQQQISTIRLDGNPWDCTCSMTTWNPQLVNRLRETAPRCWTPKGLRNWGVFYALRKGGLQCRSLRRRHLKKSSFGKSSYEDNNIIS, encoded by the exons ATGACGGTTATTTTAATTCTTCTGATCACTCTGCTG AACGAGTGCTTCGGCCAAATAATCGACATCGGCGGTGTCTGGGAAGTGAAATGTCCACAAGGATGTTCTTGCGAGGTACAACGATTTGCTGATTTGCCTCTGCAGCGTTGGATTCGAACGAGTCAAGATCAG ACTTTATCCAGTGATGTCGAGTTAGAACTTGGTTTGAACATGGATCATTCTATGATCAGCGAATTCTTGAAGGTAGCAATCTGTGTTGTGGCAGAAGATTACGAAGAACTTTTGGAAAAACTTCCTTCGGATATACAA atttttacaaTACTCGAATCCGGTGCCAGAGATTTTGAGATTCTCCTGCAATCGACAACATTTCAGCGTTTTACAGAATTAATATCTTTAGACATACAAGGCATAGATTTCAATGAACCTGGATGGAAAAATTCGAACAATAAATACCAACATCATGGCGGAATCATTTTATCTgtcgattctttgtttccgCTGGGCTTGAATCTTCTTTATTTGAATTTGGAACGAGTGAAGCTAACAAGTCTGAGCCCAACCAAAAGAAACAAAGCCAATTTGGTAGTGAAGCCGATGAACACAACTGAGGAGGAGAATAGAAACAAGCAATTGCTAAATACAGGGCATAGATTGATATTTTTAAGTCAACAAAATAGCGATGACAGTAACGACAAGGAAATACTACCTTATGATATCTACAAGCAAGAAATGGAGGGCTACAGAGAAACTGTTGGGCTTTTTACTGGTTTAGGAAGCTTAACTCACTTAAGAGTTTACGACTGTGATTTACAAGATATATCGTGGCATATGTTCGATGGCTTGAACAGTCTTGTTCATCTTTCATTGGAGAAGAATAATCTAAAATTTATTCcagaattttgtttttatggtACACCTAATGTAAAAGTGCTTTCACTCGCAAGTAACCAGTTGTTAACACTTAAAAGCGTTGACTTGGCAGGCTTGCTGATGCTTGAAAATCTTGATTTAAGAGGAAATAATTTAACTTTCTTATCAGAATTATCTCTGCCTCCTTTTCCGATGCTGAAGATAGCAGATTTTCGTGAAAATCCTTTAGATTCGGTATTTCCGAG TACCTTCGAAATTATGAACACAACGATACAGTTGTACTTAGGAGGGGAATACTCGAAACTATATCTACAGAAAAACTCATTTTTGGGTTTACATCAACTTCAAGTTTTGCATATATACAATCTAGAAGTACATATATTGGAACGCTTTGTATTCCAAGGAATGCCAGAGTTATTACAATTAAAAGCACGTGGAAATATTACAAGCATAGAATTCGACGCATTCGTGGATTTAATCAAACTGCAGGATATCGATCTAAGTTATTGTCACATTCGTAAAGTCTCTATGGATGCATTTTATGGATTGCAGCATGTTAAGCGCATAGATTTATCTAACAACGAGTTAGAATTTATTCCGCCAGGTCTCTTTGGATTACAACAACAACAAGAACTGAAAGAAATCATTCTTACCAAGAATAAATTGACCACACTACCTCTAGACTTTTTCAAGATGCTGCGCGGTCCAagtaaacaacaacaacaaatatCAACCATAAGATTAGACGGTAATCCATGGGACTGCACTTGTTCCATGACCACATGGAATCCTCAACTG GTAAATAGATTACGAGAAACAGCACCGCGTTGCTGGACTCCAAAGGGATTGCGAAACTGGGGCGTTTTCTATGCGCTACGAAAAGGTGGTCTGCAATGCAGGAGTTTAAGAAGaagacatttaaaaaaatcttctTTCGGAAAGAGCTCTTATGAAGACAATAACATAATCAGTTAG